In Penaeus monodon isolate SGIC_2016 chromosome 8, NSTDA_Pmon_1, whole genome shotgun sequence, one DNA window encodes the following:
- the LOC119575793 gene encoding uncharacterized protein LOC119575793: protein MGIFRRSTLIRALLLTSLLCLHAARGNCAPSSQQPRSSAGRPAAGGEVEQSEGFGRTPANVSPEGSGSSGNAGELRTSRIKAFWKKWDLGCRSQRKEGWKEHAKWNLLS from the exons ATGGGGATCTTCCGACGCTCGACTCTG ATTCGGGCCCTTCTGCTGACTAGCCTGCTGTGCCTTCACGCTGCTCGTGGAAACTGCGCTCCATCCTCTCAGCAGCCACG TTCTAGCGCGGGCCGACCAGCCGCCGGAGGCGAGGTCGAGCAAAGCGAAGGCTTCGGGCGGACGCCAGCCAACGTCTCGCCGGAGGGTTCGGGATCTTCGGGGAATGCAGGGGAGCTGCGGACTTCGAGAATTAAAGCGTTTTGGAAGAAGTGGGACCTGGGTTGCCGTTCGCAGcgtaaggaaggatggaaggaacacGCAAAATGGAACCTTCTTTCTTAG